GAGGCAGATATTCCTGTTGTGATTCCTTTTTTTGCATCAATAGAAACAGTAAATGCTGTTTGAAAGGTTGCAGTATTCTCATTCACCATATCCGGTATTTCTAGCTCCTTTAAACGCTTGGGAGTCATGGAAAGGCATATCAGTCCCCTTCCATACTTGGCCATAAAATTAATGATCTCTGGGGTTATCTTTTCTGCGGCTACCATTAAATCACCTTCGTTCTCTCGATCTTCATCATCCACCAGGATAATCATCTTTCCCGCTCTTATATCCTCTATGGCCTCTTCTATAATATTAAACTTCATATAAAAAGAACCTCCTTTAATTAAATAAATCCATGTTCTTTTAAAAACTCCCTGCTGAGTTTTTTCTTTTCTTTTTCCTCTCTTGATAAAAAACTCTCCGTATATTTTCCAATAATATCACACTCAAGATTGACGGAATCTCCAATATCTTTAGCACTGAAAGTTGTCATATTGATTGTATAGGGAATGAAGCTGATCTTGAAGGTATCCTCCTTACAACTTAAAGCTGTAAGACTTACTCCATCAATAGCTACAGAACCTTTTTCAACAATATATTTCATCAGTTCTTTGGGGACCTGAAACGTAGTCTCTATAAAATCACCCTTCTTTTCTTTTTTTACAATAATTCCAGTTCCATCGATATGACCGCTTACCATATGTCCCATAAGCCTATCACCAATCTTTAAAGCCCTTTCTAAATTAACTTTGTCCCCCTTCTTGATATCACCTAAATTACTCTTTTTTATAGTCTCCGGAGAAACCTCTGTAGAAAAGGAGCTATCATTATGACCAATAACTGTAAGACACCCACCACTTACAGAGATACTATCACCCTTTTTCATATCTTTCAGAATTTTGTTCGCCTGAACTGTCAAAGTCAGAGATGTCCCTTTTTTGAATATTTTTTTAACTGTGCCTATCTCTTCTATAATACCTGAAAACATATCTAAAAAATTAATTCAAGTAACCTTCTATGAGAATGTCTTGATCAACTCTTTTAACCATAATATTCTTAAGGCTCTTCGCGTCCTTCAAAAAAAGAAATCCTTCACCACCAACAGGAGAGGGAGCCTCTTTCCCTCCTATGATTATTGGAGAAATAAAAAACATGGCCTTATCCACTAAACCTTCTTTCAGCGCTGAGGCATTTATTTCTCCTCCACCTTCTATTAAAAGGCTGGTTATGTTTAATTTTCCTAGCTCTACCATAAGCTTTTGTAGATCCACCCTTCCCCGTTTCTTATTTATCAGTAATATTTTTATTCCTTTTTTTTGTAATAATGATCTCTTCCTTTTAGAAGCATCTTTAGTCGTAACAATATAAGTATCAGCATCATTTAAGTTTAAGACTTTGGCCTTTAATGGAATCTTCAAA
This portion of the Nitrospinota bacterium genome encodes:
- the ribE gene encoding riboflavin synthase, yielding MFSGIIEEIGTVKKIFKKGTSLTLTVQANKILKDMKKGDSISVSGGCLTVIGHNDSSFSTEVSPETIKKSNLGDIKKGDKVNLERALKIGDRLMGHMVSGHIDGTGIIVKKEKKGDFIETTFQVPKELMKYIVEKGSVAIDGVSLTALSCKEDTFKISFIPYTINMTTFSAKDIGDSVNLECDIIGKYTESFLSREEKEKKKLSREFLKEHGFI